The following coding sequences lie in one Heteronotia binoei isolate CCM8104 ecotype False Entrance Well chromosome 6, APGP_CSIRO_Hbin_v1, whole genome shotgun sequence genomic window:
- the PPP1R3C gene encoding protein phosphatase 1 regulatory subunit 3C, with amino-acid sequence MWQPFWGLTGQRGLWGPAGITGPRCTVQQPPWGLAGRPELLQGLGKLLSQFTMIQVLDPRPLSSSIMPVDVAMRICLARSPPVKSFLNPLDEYRRRNFVDRFKPLRPCLHVKRETESQSNDWKRSAGRSKKRVVFADSKGLSLTAIHVFSEFQENPAWDLQFDMLHLEDITAGLKLHEEKNLILGFTQPSADYLDFRNRLQKNFVCLENCTLQERAVSGTVKVKNVSFEKKVQVRITYNSWKTYSDIDCVYMNNVYGDSDNDTFSFALDLPPAVPIEEKIEFCIYYQSGERDFWDNNDGKNYKIVHAEWKSDGVQAPASPKKDCMTLKSSRKVHETGCEQLGSPRISNGLFPEWQSWGRMGNASPYW; translated from the exons ATGTGGCAGCCTTTCTGGGGCTtgactggccagcgaggattgtggggcccagcaggaatcacagggcccagatgtactgtgcagcagcctccttggggtctggctggccgcccagaattgctgcagggcttgggaaagttactgtcacagttcac AATGATCCAAGTTTTGGATCCAAGGCCTCTGTCCAGTTCCATCATGCCTGTAGATGTGGCCATGAGAATCTGTCTAGCTCGTTCTCCACCTGTGAAGAGCTTTCTCAATCCATTGGATGAATATCGGAGAAGAAACTTTGTGGACCGATTTAAGCCTCTTAGACCATGCCTCCATGTGAAACGTGAgactgagtctcagagcaatgACTGGAAACGCTCTGCTGGCCGAAGCAAAAAGAGAGTGGTCTTTGCAGATTCTAAAGGTCTCTCGCTGACTGCAATCCATGTATTCTCTGAATTCCAGGAGAACCCAGCATGGGATCTTCAGTTTGATATGTTACATCTTGAAGACATAACAGCTGGCTTAAAATTGCATGAAGAAAAGAACTTGATTCTGGGTTTCACTCAGCCGTCAGCTGATTACTTAGACTTCCGGAACCGCTTGCAGAAGAATTTTGTCTGTCTAGAGAACTGCACCCTCCAAGAAAGAGCTGTGTCAGGGACTGTGAAAGTGAAAAATGTGAGTTTTGAGAAAAAGGTACAGGTCCGGATCACCTACAACTCATGGAAGACTTATTCTGACATAGATTGCGTCTACATGAACAATGTATATGGAGACTCTGACAACGATACCTTTTCTTTTGCTCTTGACTTGCCTCCAGCCGTTCCAATAGAAGAAAAGATTGAATTTTGCATCTATTACCAAAGTGGAGAGCGTGACTTCTGGGACAATAATGACGGGAAGAACTACAAGATTGTCCATGCAGAATGGAAGTCTGATGGTGTCCAAGCACCAGCGTCACCCAAGAAAGACTGTATGACACTCAAGTCCTCAAGGAAAGTGCATGAAACAGGCTGTGAACAGCTCGGCAGCCCTCGGATATCTAATGGCCTTTTCCCAGAATGGCAAAgctgggggaggatgggaaacgCCTCTCCATATTGGTGA